The Betta splendens chromosome 4, fBetSpl5.4, whole genome shotgun sequence genome contains a region encoding:
- the si:ch211-161h7.5 gene encoding uncharacterized protein si:ch211-161h7.5: MGEHNLLRLAAIVVSVVGFVISLVFNALSALGIGPYLTTTSNVSAKFDTEITPSGWTFSIWSVIYIWLSAMIIYILVGLCRRNSYGYVYCSPAVLPYGFFISWCLNLCFNIGWLIVWDQGEMIAAFIFLILIICTNYSAVCFICHGLHIYGPWLNKYHKTDLWLLRVLVQNGVMIYTTWTTIATLINLTIVLIYDVKMSPTDAATISYSVLGLLLLVWFILENLVLDRHVRYILIIYPVVIWALSGNLDKNYNFNSANRNGILIAVLLASSCVLFVVRIALVIWRHIKQPLYEDVSPETMEPMDIAEKQKKIFH, encoded by the exons ATGGGAGAACATAATCTTCTACGTCTGGCTGCCATAGTGGTTTCTGTGGTTGGCTTTGTAATAAGCTTAGTGTTCAATGCGCTGTCAGCACTGGGAATTG GTCCTTATTTAACCACTACATCCAATGTGTCTGCTAAGTTTGACACTGAGATCACACCTTCAGGCTGGACCTTTAGCATCTGGTCCGTCATCTACATCTGGCTGTCAGCCATGATCATTTACATTCTTGTGGGACTTTGCAGAAG GAATAGTTATGGCTATGTTTATTGCAGCCCTGCAGTATTGCCCTATGGATTCTTCATTAGCTGGTGCCTCAATCTGTGTTTCAATATTGGCTGGCTGATTGTTTGGGACCAAGG AGAAATGATTGCTGCATTCATTTTTCTCATTCTGATCATCTGCACAAACTACTCTGCGGTTTGCTTCATCTGCCACGGGCTTCATATTTATGGACCATGGCTCAATAAATACCACAAAACAGACCTGTGGTTACTGCGTGTGCTG GTTCAAAATGGTGTGATGATATACACAACATGGACAACCATTGCAACACTGATCAACCTGACCATTGTGTTGATTTATGATGTGAAGATGTCCCCAACAGATGCAGCCACCATCTCCTACTCTGTTTTAGGTCTATTGTTGCTTGTGTG GTTTATCCTTGAAAACTTGGTCCTTGACAGACATGTGCGCTACATCCTCATCATTTACCCTGTAGTGATCTGGGCCCTGTCTGGAAATCTAGACAAAAACTATAACTTTAACTCTGCCAATCGCAACGGCATCCTCATTG CTGTGCTGTTGGCTTCATCCTGTGTGCTGTTTGTCGTGAGGATTGCTTTAGTGATCTGGAGACATATAAAACAACCGCTCTATGAAGACGTCAGTCCTGAAACTATGGAACCGATGGACAttgcagagaagcagaaaaagaTATTTCACTAA